The genomic stretch GAGGCTGTAAATTTTAGTAGACAGGTAGGGTAAAGCGGAAACAACTGCCCTTTTTGCCGATCGCATCATCGACCCAGATATGCCCATAATGGGCAGTAATAATCCGCCGACAGAGCGATAGACCAATGCCATAACCCTCAGCCTCCCCGTCACGCTCAAGGCGATAGCGCTCCTCAAATACGCGATCGCGCAATTCCGCAGGAATCCCTGGTCCGTTATCAGTAATACTAACTTCAATTTTTTGGGCAGTACGGTGCATCACGGTTAGCTCGATTTTGCCGCCTTCGGGGGTGTATTTGGTGGCATTGCCTAAAAGATTGATTAAAACCTGTCGAACTTTTTCTTGATCAACATAGACAGGGGGGAGATCAGTGGGGATATCTTTAATCAGCTTTTGCATTTTCCCCTCCAAGCATTTATTGAAATAGAAATCGCTAATAACACTGTGACAAAGCTGATCAAATTGAATTTTTTGACGTTGAGTCCGAAACTGAGCGTTAGCCCCCCTTCCTGCTTCGAGAATATCGGTGATCATATTGTCCGCATCTCTTGCTTTATTACGGGCATGTTTAAGTAAGCGCGAAACCATTTGTGGCTCGATCTTGTCGCCACTTTTTTCGATCGTATCGATCGCTAATAAAATTGCCGTTAAGGGATTTCGCAAGTCGTGAGCCAACATGCCAAGGACTCGATCCTTGAAGCGCAGTTGCTCCTCGATTTC from Pseudanabaena sp. Chao 1811 encodes the following:
- a CDS encoding histidine kinase, whose protein sequence is MRTIPTLPESTLQLLLFIDDRPKAKDLVKEVEEFLQQEKACPSELQIINVAGQPQLAELFKVVMSPALLKLSPLPRQTIAGKNLIKQLENCWDTWKQQVLDQAIHHYPPELAQNIEYMTEVAHLADDVFRLSQEKAEIEEQLRFKDRVLGMLAHDLRNPLTAILLAIDTIEKSGDKIEPQMVSRLLKHARNKARDADNMITDILEAGRGANAQFRTQRQKIQFDQLCHSVISDFYFNKCLEGKMQKLIKDIPTDLPPVYVDQEKVRQVLINLLGNATKYTPEGGKIELTVMHRTAQKIEVSITDNGPGIPAELRDRVFEERYRLERDGEAEGYGIGLSLCRRIITAHYGHIWVDDAIGKKGSCFRFTLPVY